A genomic stretch from Setaria viridis chromosome 1, Setaria_viridis_v4.0, whole genome shotgun sequence includes:
- the LOC140221740 gene encoding glycerophosphodiester phosphodiesterase GDPDL7-like: protein MQGAPPEQMGASYPHMFLIFLLLHGANAASNAPAGPKWQTLSGRPPQVIARGGFSGLFPDSSQYAYQFVLSTSLPDVVLFCDLQFSSDSTGFCKTGLTLDNSTTVSEVFPKMEKTYKVHGEDVHGWFSLDFTADQLIQNVTLIQNIFSRPSTFDGSMGMYTLDDIVELRPPQIWLNVQYNSFFLEHKLSTEDYILGLPKKFSLTYISSTEIDFLKSLGGKLKKSKTKLVFRFLNEDVIEPSTKKTYGELLKDLKSIKDFAVGILVPKTYIWPLNKDQYLSPSTSLVKDAHALGLEVYASGFANDIATSYNYSYDPSAEYLQFIDNSDFSVDGVLTDFPPTASGAIACLAHSKGNPLAPPGKDTRPLIITHNGASGVFAGSTDLAYQEAIKDAADIIDCSVQMSKDGVAFCMHSADLSPHTTAATAFVSKSSTVHEIQNKSGIFSFELSWSEIQTLKPDIFSPFAQAGLKRNPASKNAGRFLTLPQFLDMAKASNVSGILIEMEHASYLAKRGLGVVESVSSALTKAGYDKETKQQVFIQSDDSSVLSAFKKFPAFKRVLNLEMEFSGASQPSLDDIKKFADGVRIHRSSVAQITGYFMTRFTDTVGSLQAANLTVFIGVLKNEFMNLGFDYFADPTVEIVTYSSAVMADGLITDYPATAASYFRSPCSDMSLNLSYSILPAQPGALVHLAAPGALAPAAGPAPLLEPKDVVDPPLPSVKAVIAADALAPTGTADNTSSAASYNAGKNSLLGAGIVALLSLCFLH from the exons ATGCAGGGTGCTCCTCCTGAACAAATGGGAGCAAGCTATCCTCACATGTTTTTGATCTTCTTACTGCTTCATGGAGCCAATGCTGCTTCAAATGCTCCAGCAGGGCCAAAATGGCAGACTCTGAGCG GTCGTCCCCCTCAAGTCATAGCTCGAGGAggattctctggcttgttcccTGACTCAAGCCAGTACGCCTACCAGTTTGTCTTGTCGACCAGCTTGCCTGACGTTGTTCTCTTCTGCGATCTGCAATTCTCAAGCGACAGCACGGGCTTCTGCAAAACAGGGTTGACCCTTGACAACTCGACGACAGTCTCAGAGGTCTTCCCCAAGATGGAAAAGACATACAAGGTGCACGGAGAAGATGTCCATGGCTGGTTCTCTCTAGATTTTACCGCGGACCAGCTGATTCAGAACGTCACGT TAATCCAGAACATCTTTTCTCGCCCAAGCACATTTGATGGCTCCATGGGAATGTACACGCTTGATGATATTGTTGAACTCCGCCCCCCTCAAATATGGCTTAATGTACAG TACAATTCATTCTTTCTGGAGCACAAACTAAGTACTGAAGATTATATATTAGGACTACCAAAAAAATTTAGCCTCACTTACATCTCCTCGACAGAGATTGATTTCTTGAAAAGCCTGGGTGGGAAACTCAAGAAAAGCAAGACGAAACTCGTCTTCCGGTTCCTCAATGAAGATGTCATTGAGCCTTCAACCAAGAAGACATATGGGGAGCTCCTGAAAGACCTGAAATCCATCAAGGATTTTGCAGTCGGGATTCTTGTCCCCAAGACCTACATCTGGCCACTGAACAAAGATCAGTACCTGTCACCATCCACAAGTTTGGTCAAAGATGCGCATGCCCTGGGGCTCGAAGTCTATGCGTCTGGATTTGCCAATGATATCGCTACAAGTTACAACTACAGCTATGATCCCAGTGCAGAGTACTTGCAGTTCATAGACAATTCAGACTTCTCTGTCGACGGTGTGCTCACGGACTTCCCGCCCACTGCATCAGGAGCTATTG CTTGCTTGGCTCATTCTAAGGGCAATCCTCTAGCACCTCCTGGAA AGGACACCAGGCCGCTGATCATCACCCACAATGGGGCTAGCGGTGTCTTTGCTGGGAGCACAGATCTTGCCTACCAGGAGGCGATCAAAGATGCTGCCGACATCATAGATTGCTCGGTTCAGATGTCAAAAGACGGAGTGGCCTTCTGCATGCACTCTGCCGATCTCTCCCCCCACACGACCGCGGCCACCGCTTTCGTGTCCAAAAGCTCCACTGTCCATGAGATTCAGAACAAGTCTGGCATCTTCTCGTTCGAACTGTCATGGAGTGAGATCCAAACATTGAAGC CCGATATTTTCTCTCCGTTTGCTCAGGCAGGCCTGAAGAGAAATCCTGCATCGAAGAATGCCGGCAGGTTCCTGACCTTGCCCCAATTCCTAGACATGGCCAAGGCCAGCAACGTCTCCGGCATACTGATCGAAATGGAG CATGCCTCATATCTCGCCAAGAGAGGTCTCGGTGTGGTGGAGTCGGTGTCCAGCGCGCTAACCAAGGCCGGCTACGACAAGGAGACCAAGCAACAGGTGTTCATCCAGTCCGATGACTCGTCGGTGCTCTCGGCGTTCAAGAAGTTCCCGGCGTTCAAGCGGGTGCTCAACCTCGAGATGGAGTTTAGCGGCGCCTCCCAGCCGTCGCTGGACGACATCAAGAAATTCGCCGACGGGGTGAGGATCCACCGGAGCTCGGTGGCGCAGATCACCGGGTACTTTATGACGCGGTTCACCGACACGGTCGGCAGCCTGCAGGCCGCCAACCTCACCGTGTTCATCGGCGTGCTCAAGAACGAGTTCATGAACCTTGGCTTCGACTACTTCGCTGACCCGACCGTCGAGATCGTCACCTACTCCTCGGCGGTGATGGCAGACGGGCTCATCACCGACTACCCTGCCACTGCAGCTTCATACTTCA GGAGTCCATGCAGTGACATGAGCCTGAACCTGAGTTACTCGATCCTGCCAGCGCAACCCGGTGCTCTGGTCCACCTGGCAGCCCCCGGGGCGCTAGCACCGGCGGCAGGGCCGGCGCCGTTGCTGGAACCCAAGGACGTCGT